GCGGCCGAGGTGGAGCCCGAGGCGGCGGAGGAGCTGTGCACGGCCATCGTGCGCGCGGGCGGGCTCGACGCGACCGAGGGGCTGATCTCGCTCCGTCAGGAGCGCGTCGGCGGCGACTTCGGCGCGTGGGCGGGGCAGATGGCGCGCGCGCGGCTGCGCGAGGACGGGCTGCTCGACGCCAAGGACGACGGCCTCGCCGCGCTCGCCACCGCGCTCGACCAGGACCTCCGGCCCCCCGAGGAGCGCGAGTGGGCGCCGACCCTCCGCACCCACCTCGAAGAGGCGCTGATGGCGTTCGCGGACGAAGGCGCCCGCGCCGCCTTCACCAAGGCCCACGCCGTGCTCGACCGGGTCGACGCGACGCTGCGCAAGCTCGAGGCCTCGCCGCAGACGACCCCGGTGGGGCGCCGCGAGGCGTTCGTGGCCCTGCGAGAGCTCGACGAGGCGCTGCTCGCCACCAGCACGCTCGCGGATCTGCTGACGCTCGGCTCGCGCGGCGACGACGACGCCGCGACGGCGCCCCTCAACGGCTACTTCTCCCGCCTCACCGAGTGGCTCCTCGTTCAGGAGCGGCTCCCGGTCGAGGACGAGAGCTCGGTCGAGCACCCCTCTCTCCGGCGCCATCGACTCCGGACGCTGCTGCACGCCGTCGACGCGGACGGCAGCTGGAGCCAGGGCAAGAGCTCCGACCTCGCGCGCCGCCGCCTCCACGTGGTGCGCACGCTGCTGGCCCGGGTCCGCGACGACGCGCCGTCCACCCTCGCGCGCGTGCTCCGGGCCGCCGCGGCGCGCGCCTGCGACGCGCTCCTGCGCGAGGAGATCGGCGAGCTGAGCGACGTCTTCCTCGCGGTGGTGCGCCACGTCGGCGACGTCGACGGCTTCGTGACGATGGCCGAGGCGTCGATGGTGCCGGAGATGGAGGCCATCTTCCGCGCCTACGCCAACCTGGTGCGCGTCACCGCCGACGACGTGCGCTCCACCAAGAGCCGCTCGCGCGCGAGCGTGGACGCGCTGCGCAAGCTGACCCGCGCGTTCCCCGCCGCCAGCTCGCCGCGGGTCGACGCGCTGCACGCGGCCCTGCTCGCCTTCGGCCGCGCGGTCGAGCGCATGAAGGCGGCGCGGTCGCTCGGAGAGCTCGCCGGGGAGGACGGCGGCGGCTCTCGCATCTCCGATCTCGAGAAGTCGGTGCGGCTGCTGATGCGGCTCGTCATCGGCGCCAAGCGTCGGCTCGGCGACGACCCGGGCGACGCGCACCCCGGCTCGGGCGCGGCCCTCAAGATCGTCGACATCGGCGTCGAGCGCGCCCTCCGCGGCGACGCCGTGGCGCTGCGCGAGTCGATGGGGCCGGCGGTCGACGCCCTGCACGAAGACCTGCCCTATCATCTCGCGGAGGTGGCGGCGGGCGCGCTGGTGCGGGCGCTGCGGCTCCCCCGTGAGGCCCCGGCGGGTGCCCCGCCTCGCGGCAGCTTCATCCCCGCGCCGCCCAAGGACTCTCCGCTCCCGCCCTGGCTCCCGCCGAGCCGCACGTTGGGGGGCTTCTTCGTGCTCCGCGCGCTCGGCTCCGGCGCGGTCGGCAGCGTCTTCGTCGCGCGCCGCGTCGAGGAGAAGAAGAACGACGACGCGGCCCGCTTCGCGCTCAAGGTCCCGGAATTCACCGGCGCCGCGGCGCGCACGTTGAGCGAGGACGAGTTCTTGCGCCTCTTCCGCGAGGAGGCGGGCGCGCTGCTCTCCATCCCCGAGCACCACAACCTCGCGCACCTCGTCACCTTCGACGGCGGCGCGCGGCCGAAGCCCATCCTCGTGATGGAGCTGGTCGAGGGCCCGACCCTCGAGCGCGTGGTGGAGACGGGCGCGCTGGACCTGCGGCAGACGTTCGCCATCCTCGACGGCATCGCGGCCGGGCTCGAGGCGATGCACGGCGTCGGCGTCGGGCACCTCGACGTCAAGCCCTCCAACGTCATCCTGCGTGACGCCGACCCCCTCGCGGGCGAGAACGGTACCCCGGTCCTCGTCGACTTCGGCCTCGCGGGCCGGCACCTGCGCCCGGGCTGCGCCACCAGCAACTACGGCGCGCCCGAGATCTGGGGGCTCCTGCCGAAGGGGCACCAGCCGAGCCCGATCGCGGCGGACATCTACGCGTTCGGCGCGCTCGCGTTCGAGATCCTCACCGGCCGCACCCTGGTCAACGGCGACAGCGACGTGGCCATCATCACCGCGCACCTCTCGCACGACGGCGACTTCCGCGGCCTCGACTGGCTGACGCGCGATCCGAACCTGGCGCAGCTGGCGGAGGTCCTGCGAGGTGCCCTGCGGCAGGATCCGCGCGCGCGCACGCCCATCAGGGAGCTGCGTCAGCAGCTGCGGGACGTGCAGCCGCTCGTCTCGGTGCGCCGCTGGCCGCTCAACGCGCACGCCGCGGCGTGAGCGGCAGGCGGTCCACTTCTTCGAGGGACACGTCCTCGAGGGACACGTCTTCGCCTCCCGGGTCGACCCGGACCTTCGCGTCCACCTGACGCAGCGAGCCTGCGAGCGCCTCGGCGCGGTCGGTCGCGATGATCGTCGTGCGCGGCCCGTCCCCGCGATCCCAGGTGACCCGCACCGTCTCACTCCGGCCGGCCACGCGGTAGCTCCGCACGCGACCGTCTCGAGACTGCTTGAAGACGCCACGGCCCACCATCGCCTCGGTCCAGCGATGCGGCGCGACCTCCACGGAGCGGATCGCGGCGAGCGGCACGCGCTCCACCCGCAGCCCCAGCTGGACGTGGAGCGAACGCTCGGTCACGACGATCCGATAGCTCGACAGAGCAAGATCGAGGGCCCCGCCGATCAGGCCGACCACCGCCATGAGCAGCACGGTCGAGGTGTCTACCCCGAGGATGGCCATCGCCACACAGAGCAGCGGGACCACACAGATCCGCGGAAGCAGATGCGGGGTCCGCTGCCGATCTCGAAACCGCACCGCCCCGTCCGGTCGAAGGATCTCTCGCTCGAGCTCGTCCGCTTCCATCGACGCCTCCATGTCCCGTGGAGGCCGCGGCGGCGTCGAAGTTCCGCGAAGGTGCTACTCGGCCGGCGGCGGCGTCGGGGCGGTCGGGCTCGGAGACGCGGGCCGATCTGGAGCCGGCCTCACCGGAGCTGGGGTCGGCGCCTCGGTCGAAGGGCCCTCCTCGGGTGCCTCGGGCGCGGGTGCCTCGGGCGCGGGTGCCTCGGACGCGGGTGCCTCGGACGTGGGCGCCTCTTCAGGCGCGTCCGGCTCGGGCTCCTGGCCGAGGACCGTGCGCGCGTCCTCGATGAAGCCGGACGCCACGCTGGTCGGGATCCGCACCCAGCTCCGGGTGGTCTCGGTGCGCACGTAGTAGGCGTCGCGACCGACCCGCTGCATCTCCACCTCGCCCAGCGGGCCGTCCTCGCCCCGGATCGCGAGCCGGAGCAGCGGCTCGGGGGCCTCGCTCACGTCGTCGAGGTCCGCGCCAGGGCGCTGATCCGGTCCGAGGTACTCCTGCACGCGCAGGCGCGGGTAGCGCTGCAGCCAGTTGCCGAAGAGCTCGTTGCGGCGGTCGGGCGCCGAGACGTCGACCCACTCGGCCCGCTGCGGATCGAGCCGGTTGCGCTGGAGCAGCGTGCGCTCCGCGCCCCAGCCGCTCACGGTCAGCCCCTCCACCTCGCTCCACTCGAAGGTGTGCAAGGCGCGCTGCATGAGCTGATGCTCCGCCGACTCGAGGGGCTGGACGCGGTCGCGGGCGACCAGGTAGGCCGGCCCGCTCTCGCCCCTCACGTAGCGGTCGCCGTTGCCGTACGCGCTGGCGCCGATCTGGAAGCTCGCGCTCCGCTCGCCGCAGCGAAGCCGGAGCGCCCCCTCGGGCTCGGCGAGGCCGACGTCCGCGAGCTGCTCCTCGCTCAGCGCGCCGAGGGAGCGGGTGGCGCGCAGGGGGGCGAGCTGCGCGAGGTAGGTCTCGAGCTCCTCGGAGCCGACGAAGACCTGCGTGGTCGCCTCACCCTCCTCGGGGGTGCGGGTGACGGTCACCCACGCGAGGAGCTCATCGCCGTCACGGTTCAGCTCGACGGTGACCTCACGCTCGCCGAGCTCGAGCTCGATGCGGCTCAGCTCGTCCGGATCACAGGCGAAGATCGTGACCTCGCCGGGCGCGGGCGCCGCCTCGTCGTCCGTCCAGACGAGGTACGCGAGGGTCAGCCCGCCGAGCGCGAGGAGCAGATGGGCCAGAACGCTCTTGGTGTTCATGACTACTCCTCTTCCTCTTCGTCCTTGGCCGCCGCCGCCGGCTCCGGAGGCGCTGGAGGCGCGGGCCGCTTCTGCGGCGCCGGCTCCCGACCACCGCGGCGCGAGCGGCGCGTCATCCAGATGCCGGCGAGCAGCAGCGGCAAGGGCGCGCCGAAGCTCGTCGCGTAGAACCACGCCTCGTCTTCGTCGCGCGTGTGCTGGATGGGCACGTCCTCCTCGGTCTGGGTGGGCCCGAAGACCTCGTCCTCGCCGACGAGCCAGTTGAGCGCGTCCATCAGGACGAAGGCGTTGCCCTGGTTGCCGATCCACGCGTCGGTGATGAAGTCGCCATCCGCGACCACGACCGCGCGGCCCTCTTCGCCCTCGGCGTTGGGCACCGTCACCGCGGCCATCAGCTGGAACCGCGGATCGCTCGGCTCGCCCTGGTCCTGCGCGTGGTTGCCGTCCTGGTCGAGCCAGAACCCCGCCGCGGTGCGGATCGGGAAGGTGACCTCGACGCCCGCGAGCTGCGCCTCGCTCTCCGCCCGCTCGAGCGCGCCCGCCCCGTCGAAGATGCTCGCGACGCGCGCGCGGAAGCGGTTGGCGAGGGTCACGGTCGGGTGCGCGGAGTAGTGGTTCGAGTAGATGACCTGCCGATCGGCCTCGGTGCGCGTCCGCCGCACGTAGCTCTGCGTGCTGTGCAGCACCCCCTCCCGGAGGGAGAGCCCGAGCCCGGCCAGCAGCGGCGCGAGCTGGTGGTCGGCGTCCGGGTCGACGAAGACGAGCAGCCGCCCACCCCCTTCGACATATTGCAAGAGGCTCTGCGCCTCCTCCGGGAGGAACGGCTCGCGGGGACCGATCACGGCCACGGCGCGCGCGTCCTCGGGGACCTGGTTGGCGAGCCCCTGCGCGAGGCCGAGATCGCGCTTCTGGATGTTGCTGCGCCGGAGCGCCGCGGAGAGCTCGCTGAGGCGCGTCGGCGCCGGATCCCCGCTGCTCACGTCGGTGCTGCGCTCGCGGTGCCCGGTGGTGACGTGCAGGTCGCGGGGGCGGGTCGTCAGCTGGGCGAAGCGCTCCTGGAAGCGTCCGTCGAGCGTGCGGAGCCGGCTGCGCGCCGCCTCGAGGTCTTCGCCGATCTCGAAGCTCTCGGCCTGCTGGCCCTCGCCCTCCCCTCGCAGCAGCAGCACGAAGCCGTTGCCGCGCACGCGGTGCTCCCGCACCAGCTCGGGCGCCAGCGCGTGGTCCTTCACCTCGACGCTGAGCGCCTCCGACGCCGCGTCCAGCTCCGCGAAGTACGGGCGCAGCTGCTCGAGCACCTCGCTCACCTCGGGGTAGAGCAGCACCACCCGCACCGGCTCGTCGAGCCGCTCGACCAGCCGGACGGACGTCTCGGAGGGCCGCGTGGTCTTGAAGTAGGACAGGTCCCAGCGCTGCTCGCGCTCGTTCGTGACGAAGGCGAGGCTGACCACGAACACGAGCGACAGCGCGAGGCTCAGCCCGGTGCCGGCCGCGGCGCTGACGCGTCGGAGCTCGATCGCCTCCTCGATGGGCATCAGCCGGTAGGCGCCCTCCATCGCGAAGAGCGCGCTCCCGCTGACCACGAGGAGCGCGACCCAGAGCGCGCCGAGGGCGCCGCCGGTCCGCTCGGCCGCCTCGGCCTCGAGGCCCATCCACGCGAGGCCCGCGTCGGTGCTCAAAGCGTAGAGCCCGAGCGCGGCGAGCACGCCGCCGGTCGCGATCGCGAGGCGGGTCTCGACCTGTCGCTGGTTGCCCTTCGAGCGCGCGAGCTGATGGCCGCGCCAGCCGGCCGCCGCCGCGAGGCATGCCAGGGCCAGCCCGCGCCACCACCAGAGCTGCTCGTCGGCGTCGCTGACGACGCGCTCCGCCACGAACAAGAGCGCGAGCCCCGCCGGCAGGAGGAGGCCGACCCAGAAGCTGCGCCGCACCTCGATGCGCGGCTGCTCGGGCTCCGCGCCCCAGCCGAGCACCTCCCAGCCTCCGTAGAGGAGGAGCATCAGCAGCAGATACGCCGCCGCGCCGAGCACGCCGAAGAGGCGCGAGACGAGCACGAAGCCGATCAGCGCGGGCGCGCCGACCAGCGCCTGGAGCTTTCGTCGACGATTCATCAGCGCCACCTCTGGCCGGCGAGCACCTTCGTCGCCGCGAGCAGCGAGAGGTAGATGACGCCGAGGTAGAAGACCACGTCGCTCAGCTGCAGCAGCCCGCGCTGGAACGGCGTGAAGTGCTTGGTGTGGAGCGCCACGTAGGAGAGCACCTCCGTCAGCGGCGGATCGGCGATCTGCCCGAGCGGCCAGCAGAGCTCGAGCAGCCCGACGAAGAGCCCGCTCAGGAGCACGGCCAGGAACGGGTTCTTGGTGAGCGCGGAGGCGAAGGTCCCGACCGCCAGCGTGCTCGCGCCGAGCAGGATCATGCCGAGGTAGCCCGCGCCGATGTGTCCCCAGCTGACCTTGCCGTTGACGAAGATCAACGCGGGCAGATAGAGCGACATCAGGGTCAGCACGGTCAGGAAGATCAGCGCCGAGAGGTACTTGCCGAGCACGACCTCGCCCTCGCGGATCGGCGAGGTGAAGAGCAAGACGTCGGTCCCCGTCCAGCGCTCCTCGGCGAGCAGCCGCATCGAGAAGACGACGCCGCCGAGCATGGTCACGATGCCCGCCCAGTAGAAGAAGATGCGCAGGACGTCGCTCGAGAGCTGCGGCTCCTCGCCGATGGCGAAGGCGTTGAAGAGCAGCCCGTTCAGGAGCAGCACGCCCGCGGCGATGAAGTAGCCGCTCGGGGTGCGCAGGTAGCTCCCGAGCTCGCGCCTGATGATGAGGCCGACGTTGCTCACGCGCGCACCTCCTTGCCTTCGAGCTTGTCTTTCTCGGGCGTCTCGTCGGGCCTCTCGCCCTGGCTCAGCCTCACGAACACGTCCTCCAGGGCGCTCGAGGTGCGCCGCAAGCCGCGCAGCCCGAGGCCCGCGTTGACGATCTGCGTCGCGAGCAGCTCCCGCGCCTCGCTGACGCTCTTGACCTTGACCCGGAGCACGTCGCTGGAGCCACGGGTCAGCTCCACGATCTCCACGCCCTCGAGCGCGAGCGCTCCGCGCAGCGCCTCCTCGTCGCCCCGCACCTCGAGCTCGACCCAGTGCGCGGTCAGCGCCTCGCGGTAGCCCGCCGGCCCCTCACCCATGCCGTGCACCAGCTCGTCCTCGGTGCCCTGCGCGACGATGCGGCCGTCGTGCAGCATGAGGATGCGGTCACAGGTCTGCTCGATCTCGGAGAGGATGTGGCTCGAGAGCAAGATCGTGTGCTCGCCGCGGAGCGAGCGGATCAGCGCGCGCATCTCGACGATCTGCACCGGGTCGAGGCCCTGGATCGGCTCGTCCAGGATGAGCAGCGCCGGCTCGTGCACGATGGCCTGCGCGATGCCGACCCGCTGCTGGTAGCCGTGGCTGAGCGTGCCGATGGTCTGGTCGCGCACCGCCTCGAGCCCGGTCTGGGCCATGACCTTGGGCAGCCGGAGCTGCAGCTGCTCGGCGCTCATGCGGCGCAGCTTGCCCGCGAAGCGCAGGAACTCCTCGACGCGCATCTCCGGGTAGAGCGGCGGCTCGTCGGGCAGGTAGCCGATGAGCTTGCGGATCTCGTGCGGCTGCTCCTCGACGTCGAACCCGCGGATGGTCACGCGGCCCGAGGTGGGCAGGAGGAGGCAGCTCAAGAGCCGGAGCGTGGTGCTCTTCCCGGCGCCGTTGAGGCCGAGGAAGCCGACGCACTCGCCCTCTTCGATGCGGAAGTCGAGGTCACGGACGGCGGCGTTCCGGCCATAGAACTTGGAGACGCGGTCGACGACGATCATGGGCTCCCCAACAAGACGAATCGTGCCGAAGATGGCGGTTAATCACTCGCGGCGGACGGGTCAACCGTCCGCCGCGAGTGCTCGGTACCACGTTCTCCGGCTCGAGGGGAGCGCGTCGCCTCAGCGGCAGTCGGGCGCGACCCGGCTGTCGGAGCCGGTGTAGACGTAGGCGTCGCTCACGTAGCCGCTGCCGATGAAGTCCCAGATCCGCGTCGTGCCGTAGGTGCCGCGGATCCGCTGCCCGATCTTCTGGCATCGGATGCGCACGCGGGCGCCGTCTCGCACCGAGCCCACGGCGCGGTAACCGGTGCCGGGGCCCGCACGCACGGTCAGGGGCGCGCCGGCGGTGTTGACGCGACCGGGATGGCCGGTGGTGCCGCCGCCGCCCCCGCCGCCGCAGCGGTTCTGGCTGCGGTAGTTGCGGGTGCCGAAGAAGTGCGCGGTGCGGCCGTCGAAGACCGGGCTGATCGCGATGCCGTTGCGGCGCAGCTCGTAGTGGAGGTGCGGGCCCGACGAGCCTCCGGTGTCGCCCACCGTGCCGATGCGCTGACCCTGGCTGACCCGGGCGCCCACGCTCACCGCCTGCGAGCGAAGGTGCGCGTAGCGGGTGCGGTAGCCGTTGCCGTGGTCGATCTCGATCCAGCGGCCGTAGCTGCGGTTGCCGAGGTTCTCGCTCCGCGTCACCCGGCCGGCCGCCGCCGCGACGACGGGGTCGCCGATGTCGTTGCTGCGGTTGAAGTCGATGGAGCGGAGGGGGCTGTGGTTGGTGCGCGTCTGCCCCGCCCAGGTCTGCCCACAGGGGAAAGGCAGCTGGAAACGCGGCGCGCCGCCGAGCTCGAAAGACGCGGTCTCGGTGTCCTCCTCGCCTTCGGGCGCGTCGGCGGACGGCTCGTCGGCCGGCGGACCTTCGTCCCACCAGTCCTCGTCGGCGAGGCTGGTGGCCGGATCCGGGTCGT
The sequence above is a segment of the Sandaracinaceae bacterium genome. Coding sequences within it:
- a CDS encoding serine/threonine-protein kinase, which codes for MSDAAEQPFLLSRPRARPSREHVDGLARLHLSRDAEDRRALWRQSMANLAAEAAEQKPVPLEGLDPDEVLASVRAAIANGLLDDLDFLTPAHSAAALYEVASVLPMGEERRELGRRVARMLHTGDAATFVTLATRLAMGSRRALSGSAVRARVALALDLPIGSGTRADALALALISRRELADEWLSVPSTGSLPQRRLAARLLERAAREAARRCSQGDDSVLGVFANGGVRRAWQRLLEDREPLVWRHVATARGLLSEDEIGFADEINAGFDPDLSPTEWRRAAASLAASIAVNPGQALTRAMKLLEGPIFEQDRGVAAAMLLGLPRAAEVEPEAAEELCTAIVRAGGLDATEGLISLRQERVGGDFGAWAGQMARARLREDGLLDAKDDGLAALATALDQDLRPPEEREWAPTLRTHLEEALMAFADEGARAAFTKAHAVLDRVDATLRKLEASPQTTPVGRREAFVALRELDEALLATSTLADLLTLGSRGDDDAATAPLNGYFSRLTEWLLVQERLPVEDESSVEHPSLRRHRLRTLLHAVDADGSWSQGKSSDLARRRLHVVRTLLARVRDDAPSTLARVLRAAAARACDALLREEIGELSDVFLAVVRHVGDVDGFVTMAEASMVPEMEAIFRAYANLVRVTADDVRSTKSRSRASVDALRKLTRAFPAASSPRVDALHAALLAFGRAVERMKAARSLGELAGEDGGGSRISDLEKSVRLLMRLVIGAKRRLGDDPGDAHPGSGAALKIVDIGVERALRGDAVALRESMGPAVDALHEDLPYHLAEVAAGALVRALRLPREAPAGAPPRGSFIPAPPKDSPLPPWLPPSRTLGGFFVLRALGSGAVGSVFVARRVEEKKNDDAARFALKVPEFTGAAARTLSEDEFLRLFREEAGALLSIPEHHNLAHLVTFDGGARPKPILVMELVEGPTLERVVETGALDLRQTFAILDGIAAGLEAMHGVGVGHLDVKPSNVILRDADPLAGENGTPVLVDFGLAGRHLRPGCATSNYGAPEIWGLLPKGHQPSPIAADIYAFGALAFEILTGRTLVNGDSDVAIITAHLSHDGDFRGLDWLTRDPNLAQLAEVLRGALRQDPRARTPIRELRQQLRDVQPLVSVRRWPLNAHAAA
- a CDS encoding peptidoglycan DD-metalloendopeptidase family protein yields the protein MLRTHTLTASLALTLAYAGCAVPVGEHDPDPATSLADEDWWDEGPPADEPSADAPEGEEDTETASFELGGAPRFQLPFPCGQTWAGQTRTNHSPLRSIDFNRSNDIGDPVVAAAAGRVTRSENLGNRSYGRWIEIDHGNGYRTRYAHLRSQAVSVGARVSQGQRIGTVGDTGGSSGPHLHYELRRNGIAISPVFDGRTAHFFGTRNYRSQNRCGGGGGGGTTGHPGRVNTAGAPLTVRAGPGTGYRAVGSVRDGARVRIRCQKIGQRIRGTYGTTRIWDFIGSGYVSDAYVYTGSDSRVAPDCR
- a CDS encoding DUF4340 domain-containing protein; this translates as MNTKSVLAHLLLALGGLTLAYLVWTDDEAAPAPGEVTIFACDPDELSRIELELGEREVTVELNRDGDELLAWVTVTRTPEEGEATTQVFVGSEELETYLAQLAPLRATRSLGALSEEQLADVGLAEPEGALRLRCGERSASFQIGASAYGNGDRYVRGESGPAYLVARDRVQPLESAEHQLMQRALHTFEWSEVEGLTVSGWGAERTLLQRNRLDPQRAEWVDVSAPDRRNELFGNWLQRYPRLRVQEYLGPDQRPGADLDDVSEAPEPLLRLAIRGEDGPLGEVEMQRVGRDAYYVRTETTRSWVRIPTSVASGFIEDARTVLGQEPEPDAPEEAPTSEAPASEAPAPEAPAPEAPEEGPSTEAPTPAPVRPAPDRPASPSPTAPTPPPAE
- a CDS encoding ABC transporter ATP-binding protein, whose product is MIVVDRVSKFYGRNAAVRDLDFRIEEGECVGFLGLNGAGKSTTLRLLSCLLLPTSGRVTIRGFDVEEQPHEIRKLIGYLPDEPPLYPEMRVEEFLRFAGKLRRMSAEQLQLRLPKVMAQTGLEAVRDQTIGTLSHGYQQRVGIAQAIVHEPALLILDEPIQGLDPVQIVEMRALIRSLRGEHTILLSSHILSEIEQTCDRILMLHDGRIVAQGTEDELVHGMGEGPAGYREALTAHWVELEVRGDEEALRGALALEGVEIVELTRGSSDVLRVKVKSVSEARELLATQIVNAGLGLRGLRRTSSALEDVFVRLSQGERPDETPEKDKLEGKEVRA
- a CDS encoding ABC transporter permease, translating into MSNVGLIIRRELGSYLRTPSGYFIAAGVLLLNGLLFNAFAIGEEPQLSSDVLRIFFYWAGIVTMLGGVVFSMRLLAEERWTGTDVLLFTSPIREGEVVLGKYLSALIFLTVLTLMSLYLPALIFVNGKVSWGHIGAGYLGMILLGASTLAVGTFASALTKNPFLAVLLSGLFVGLLELCWPLGQIADPPLTEVLSYVALHTKHFTPFQRGLLQLSDVVFYLGVIYLSLLAATKVLAGQRWR
- a CDS encoding Gldg family protein; this translates as MNRRRKLQALVGAPALIGFVLVSRLFGVLGAAAYLLLMLLLYGGWEVLGWGAEPEQPRIEVRRSFWVGLLLPAGLALLFVAERVVSDADEQLWWWRGLALACLAAAAGWRGHQLARSKGNQRQVETRLAIATGGVLAALGLYALSTDAGLAWMGLEAEAAERTGGALGALWVALLVVSGSALFAMEGAYRLMPIEEAIELRRVSAAAGTGLSLALSLVFVVSLAFVTNEREQRWDLSYFKTTRPSETSVRLVERLDEPVRVVLLYPEVSEVLEQLRPYFAELDAASEALSVEVKDHALAPELVREHRVRGNGFVLLLRGEGEGQQAESFEIGEDLEAARSRLRTLDGRFQERFAQLTTRPRDLHVTTGHRERSTDVSSGDPAPTRLSELSAALRRSNIQKRDLGLAQGLANQVPEDARAVAVIGPREPFLPEEAQSLLQYVEGGGRLLVFVDPDADHQLAPLLAGLGLSLREGVLHSTQSYVRRTRTEADRQVIYSNHYSAHPTVTLANRFRARVASIFDGAGALERAESEAQLAGVEVTFPIRTAAGFWLDQDGNHAQDQGEPSDPRFQLMAAVTVPNAEGEEGRAVVVADGDFITDAWIGNQGNAFVLMDALNWLVGEDEVFGPTQTEEDVPIQHTRDEDEAWFYATSFGAPLPLLLAGIWMTRRSRRGGREPAPQKRPAPPAPPEPAAAAKDEEEEE